Sequence from the Chloroflexota bacterium genome:
GCGCAATATCGCTGCTCATCGTCATCCCGCTGCTGCTCATAATGCGCCGCCGCCCGTCCGACATCGGCCTGCGACCCGACGGCGCGCCCGTAACACCGGCGCGGCGCAGAACCGGCGGCAATCAAAGCGCGAGTGAACCGAGCACGGCACGCAGTGAACCGGCACGCCGAGAATCCGATAGGCTTGACAACGATCCGCCCGAAGCGAACTGGCGCGCCGGGGAGGCGGCGCGAACTTCGGCGTTTTGGCTTATTGTGGCGGCGGAAGCGTTGGTCATCCTGATTTCGGGGACGATAAACTACCAGATAGTGCCGTACTTGCGCGATGTAGGTATTTCGCCGGCGGTGGCTGCGGGCGCGCTTAGCGTCAGTTCGCTGATAGGGTCGTTGGGCAACCCGTTCTGGGGCTGGCTTGCGGACATATTCTCGCCGCGCAGACTGGCGCTGCTCACGCTCTCAATATCCGGCGCGGCAGTCGCGCTGTTCGTCGTCGTACCAGAGGGCAGGCTCAGCGTCGGTGTCGTCGTGCTGTACGGCACGCTCGCCGGCGGGCTGAACATACTGGGGCACATGATGATAGCGCAGTACTTCGGCAGGTCGTCATTCGGCGCCATCACGGGCTTGATGGGACCATTCCAAACGGGCGCGCTCGGGCTTGGCCCCACGCTCGGCGCGCTGCTCTACCGCATCACCGGCGGATACCGCTCCATATACCTGTTCGGCGTGCTATCCTACATACTGGCGCTCGGCTGCATTCTAGCGGCGCGCCAACCCAATAAAAAAATCCTAGAATAAATCACCATCCTACCCATCCCGACTATCGATGTAAGTTAATTCGGAGAAAGCAAAATGACACATGTGGCGATAATCGGCGGCGGCGCGATGGGCTGCTCGGCGGCGTACTATCTGGCAAAGGCGGGCGTCCGCTCGACCATCATCGAAAGCGAGGGCATTGGCAGCCAAGCGTCCGGCTACAACGCGGGCGGGCTGAATCCGCTGACCGGCGAGGGCATCCCCGGACCGCTTGGCGAGATTGCCGCGACTTCGTTCGCCATGCACGCCGAACTTGCACAGACGCTTGAAGAAGAGTCTGGCGTCGAGTATCACCACAAGTCCATCGCGTTCATAACCGTCGCGTTCGACGACTCGGACATACCGGGGATGCAGATGACGCACGACATATTCGAAGGCGCGGACGGCTTTAACGCGCACTGGATAGATGCGGCAGAATTGCGGCAACTCGAACCGCGCCTGAACCCGGATGCGAAGCGCGGGCTGTATGCTTATGGCAACGCAATCGTCAGCGGCTACGAGTTCACGAACGCACTGGCGCGCGCCGCAGAGCGCATGGGCGCTACGATACGGCAAGCTACCGCGGTATCGCTGCGAACCGACGGCGAGCGCGTAACGGGCGTGGCGCTGGAAGACGGCGCGATTGACTGCGATGCGGTGCTGATAGCGTCGGGACCGTGGAGCGGCAAGGCGGAAGAATGGCTAGGCATCGACATTCCGATTGAGCCGTACAAGGGCGAGATTCTGCGCCTTCGCATAGACGGCGATATGCCGCCGTACGATTTCAGCGGCGGCGGCGCGAACCTGCACCTCCGCGCGGACGGGCTGCTGTGGGTAGGCGCGACCGAAGAGCGCAAGGGCTTCGACCGCGAGCCGAGCGAGTACGCGCGCAGCACGCTAATGCGCGGAGCGACGACGCTTATGCCATGTTTGGAGTCTGCGGAGATAGCGCGGCACACGGCTTGCCTGCGTCCGCTGACACCGGACTGGCTACCGATAGTGGGCGCCGCGCCGGGCTGGGACAACGCCTACCTCGCAACCGGCGCCGGCAAAAAAGGCATCCTGCTAGCGCCTGCGATAGGCAAAGCAACCGCCGACATAATCACCACCGTCGCGACGGATATGCCGGTGGGTGGGTTCGGGATAGAGCGCTTTGCGTAGAGGGGGACTTGCACGAATTTACAGGTATTCTCACTATGCAGTAATTTCGATTCGTCATTCCTGAGAAGCATGCCCCTACGAAGGCAGGGAGCAGGAATTCACACGATTGAGACCCTTATGCGTCACAATATCTCCCTATGGTGAGAATACCGATTTACAGGATGGACAGGGTGCGAATGGCAATATGCGATGGAGGATGGTCATCTCCTAATCGCATATTCGACAGTTTCCGGAATTTCCATGCCCACGACATTGTCGCTGCCGTCGTAGTCCACCACCACGCCGGGCTTATCTTCATCGCTCTCGTTGACAGGGCATCGGTGAGGATTATTTGCATCGTATCTATGCGGGTGTCATAGGTTATTTTCAGGGCTGGGCACTCCAATACTTGCTTATTTTGCTGGTCTTGTAGGCTGTTACGACCATCACGGGGTACAGGTCAAATGCGAACATGTCAGTCCGCGGCGCTCACAGTCGCAGCTGCTTCCCGCGTTATGCCCAGCAATGGGGCTAGGTAGCGAGCGGTTTGGGAGTGGTCGAGTTGTGCTATGGTCTCGGGCGTGCCTTCGGCGATTAGCTCGCCACCTTTGTCGCCGGCGCCGGGTCCTAGGTCTATCAGCCAATCGGCGCTCTTTATCAGGTCTAGGTGGTGTTCTATCAGCACTACGGTGTTGCCCGTGTCCACTAGGCGCTGCAAGACTCGCAGCAGGTGCGCGCAGTCTTCGAACGACAACCCGGTGGTCGGCTCATCCAGGATGTACAGCGTCTTGCCGGTGGCGCGCTTGGATAGCTCCTTCGCCAGTTTTACGCGCTGCGCCTCGCCGCCGCTGAGCTGCGTTGCGGGCTGACCGAGCCGTATGTAACCCAAGCCGACATCCTGCAATGTCTGCAAGCGCCGCCGCACGCGCGGGATGTTCTCGAACGCTTCGAGCGCCTCGGATACCGTCATCGCCAGCACATCGGCGATATTCGCGTCCTTCCAGTAGATTTCCAGCGCCTCGCGGTTGTAGCGCTTGCCCTCGCAGACCTCGCACGGCACGGTAACATCGGGCAGGAACTGCATCTCGATGTTGATGTAGCCGTCGCCGGTGCACGCCTCGCAGCGGCCGCCCTTGACATTGAACGAAAATCTGCCGGGCTTGTATCCGCGCATACGCGCCTCCGGCACGGTGGCGAACAGCTCGCGGATGGGCGTGAAGGTGTCTGTGTATGTCGCCGGATTGCTGCGCGGCGTCCTGCCGATGGGCGACTGGTCGATGTCCACCACCTTGTCGATGTGCTCCACGCCTTCTATGTCGCGCACCGCGCCTGCCCTGTCTCGCGCGCGGTAGAACTGCTGCGCCAGTTTCTTGTACAGGATTTCGTTGATGAGCGTGCTCTTGCCGCTACCGGACACGCCAGTTACGCAGACGAGCTTGCCGAGCGGGATTTCCACATCGATGTCTTTCAGGTTGTTCTGGCGCGCGCCGCGAATGACGAGTCGCTCGCCATTTCCCTCGCGCCGCCGTTCGGGCAGCGGAATCTGCCGCGTGCCGCCGAGATACTGCCCTGTCAGCGAGCGCGGCTCTGCGATTATGTCTTCAACGGGACCGGTCGCGACTATGTGTCCGCCGCGTTCGCCCGCGCCGGGTCCGAGGTCCACGATGTAGTCTGCGGCGCGCATTATCGCCTCGTCGTGCTCCACGATTAGCACGGTGTTGCCCAGATCGCGCAGGCGCTTGAGCGTCTGTATCAGGCGGTAGTCGTCCGCCGGATGCAGACCGATGGACGGCTCGTCGCACACATACAGAACACCCATCAGCCCGGAGCCTATCTGCGTGGCGAGCCGGATGCGCTGCGCTTCGCCGCCGCTGAGCGTGGACGCGGTGCGCGAGAGCGTGAGATAGTCCAGCCCAATGTTCAGCAGAAAGTTCAGCCGCGCCGAGATTTCTTTGAGTATCTGCTCGGCGATAGCCATCTCTCGGTCGGTCAGCGTCTGCGGATGCTCGATGTTCACACGCCCGTTGCTCTTCGATTTGCCGTTGCGCCCCGGCTTGCCTTCGCGCTTGGACTGCCCGTTGCGGCTTGCCTTTGCCGCCTTCGCCGCGGGCAGAACGTCCAGCCCATGCCCGTCCGAGCTATACCCGTCCGGGCTATGTCCGTTCTTCCCATTCTGTCCATTCGGCGCATACTGCCCGTTCTGCGCGCCGACGCCTGCCGCTTGCAGGTCGATGCTTGCCGAGTCGCCGCCTATCTGGGCAACCCACGCGCTCGCCTGCGCGATGGACTTGTTCGTAACATCCATGATGTTAAGCCCGCAGACGGTGACGGCGCGCGCTTCGGGACGCAGCCGTTCACCTTTGCAGGCGTTGCACGGCCGCGACGACATGTATCGCTCTATCTCGGCGCGCACATGGTCGGATTCGGTTTCTTTGTGTCGCCGCTCGAGATTGTTGATGACGCCCTCGAACGCGGAGCGCCAACGGTATGTCTTGCCGCGCTGCGTGTGGTGCTGCACGTTGATCGCCTTGCGCTTCGTGCCGTACAGCACGCGGTCGAGGTCGCGCTTTTTCATATCCTTGACCGGCACATCGAGCGAGAACTCGAATGCGCGCGCCAGCGATTCCAGTTGGCTGTAGTACCACGGGCTCATCGCGCCGGAACGCGCCCACGGTTGCACCGCGCCTTCCGCGATGGATAAGTTTTTGTTGGGCAACACGAGGTCGGGATCGATTTCCAGCTTGTAGCCCAAGCCGGTGCAGGTGGAGCACGCGCCGTGCGGATTGTTGAAGCTGAAGGTACGAGGTTCAAGTTCGCCCATGCTGATGTTGCAGTGAACGCACGCGAACTGCTCGGAGAACAGCAGCTCATCGCCGCCGACGACATCGACAAGCACCGTCCCGCTCGCCATCTTCAGCGCCGTCTCCACCGAGTCCGCAACCCGCGTCTGCTCCGCGCTCGCCCCGATTACTAGCCTGTCCACAACGACTTCGATGTCGTGCCACTTCTGCTTGTCCAAGTCGAACGACTCGGACAGGTCGTGTACCTCGCCGTTGACGCGCACGCGCACGAAACCGGATTTGCGAGCGTCCTCGAATATCTCCTTGTGTTCGCCCTTGCGCCGCCGCACGATGGGCGCCATTATCTGGATGCGGCTGTCTTCGGGCAACGACAGCACGGCATCGACGATTTGCTGCACGGTCTGGCGCTCGACAGGTCTGCCGCACTTGTAGCAGTGCGGATGCCCGGCGCGCGCGAACAGCAGGCGCAGATAGTCGTAAATCTCGGTAACCGTGCCGACGGTGGAGCGCGGGTTGTGCGAGACGCCCTTTTGGTCGATAGAAATCGCAGGCGACAAGCCTTCGATGTAGTCCACTTCGGGCTTATCCATGCGCCCCAGGAACTGCCGCGCGTAGGACGACAGCGATTCGACATAGCGGCGCTGCCCTTCCGCATAGATAGTATCGAACGCCAGAGAACTCTTGCCGGACCCGGAGACGCCGGTCATCACGACGAGTTTGTTGCGCGGAATCGTAACGCTGACATCCTTCAGATTATGCTCGCGCGCGCCCTGAACGACAATGTTGTCTAGCGGCATGGGTTAGTCCTTTGTTGCAATGCGTATTTTCGATGGTTATGGACGGGACGAAGGCAGCAAGTCGGCGTAAGTGGCAAGATGCCGCAACACGCGGAACAGAGCCGCAAGCCGTCGCGCCCTGCGCATCATTTTAGCATTGAGCGGGGAATTGGGACAGGTGTTTTAGGCTGTTGTTGGGTTGGGGAGCAAGAAAATCCCCGTCCATAAAATCCCTTCCCCCATCTAAGGGAGAAAGCTAGGCTAGGGGTGAAGCCTGCATCAAAAGCAATGTCGAAAATGACACCGACACCAATGAGCGATACCTAAATATGGGGAAAGCTCGATTCAAAAGCCGACTACGTTCATGTCGCCGGCGCTGTCAAGGACGCCCTCTGCCTTCAGCCCGTTTCGCCGATGGCATCTCGGATGCGCTCAGGCAAACCTTCAATATCGACCATATCGCCAACTTTCTTAGTGAGCTTATACGTCACCGCCTGCCCTTCTGCCATTCGTACCAACGCGCCCGCCTTATTCTCTGCCACATCACCTTTGCGCCACATATTGAAAACCAAACGGTCCGGGCAGATTCCCAAGCACAGCAGGTACGAATAATTCCGATCTAATCGAACATGATTGAACTGAAATGTCCCGTTTGCGCCAAGCGACGCGGTTTTGACCTCAAATGGAACAGATTCGATACGTAAATCCGTTCGCGAGGTTCTACTCCCGCTGCTAGTCTTGATCCCATGTTGCTCAAGGTATCGGCGGATGAATTCCTCGCCGATCGCGCCACGATTTGTATTGCCGAGCAATCGATAGCCGATTAACGGCGAGTCTCGCCAAATATCTGTCGGCGTGTGCTCTTCGATAACTGCTAGTAGCAGTTCTACGGCGTTCATTTCGACGGCGGTTCCCAGACCCTAGAGCCTTCTCTCTTCCAGAAGACTAGAAAATACGAATGATTCTTCCTGGCATGCACCTGCTTGATTACACGGCTAACTCCGGGGCGGTTCCGGCGCATCACTACGAACAAGTCCTCCGCAACGAAGCCGATTCGTTCATACGCCTGCATAATTTCGACGTGTGTGAATCTCTGGCGATTTGAACACACTTCATCTTGGCATTTCACGATCAAAACGCCCTTGTCTCGCAGAACCCTATGTGCCTCCGCGCCGGCGTCTTCGTACAGCGCCAGCACTGCCTCGTGATATTTCCTGATAGTTTTGTTTCCGGTTCCATTGTTCCTGTAGTGGCGTTCAAAGGCGCCATGAGCCGTGTGCGCTGTCCCTCCGGGAGAATGCATATACGGCGGATCCAATACAACGCAGTCTATCTCGCCATCTCCATACGGTAAATCGCGGCAGTCAACACCGTCCTGAATATCGCTCGCAAGCAACCTGTAAGCGTCTTCAGGGACATTTCGCCAAAAGACGCCTCTTCCATAAGTCACATCAGCAACCGTACTTTTAGGAGCGACGTACAGGCTCAGGATGCGAGGGAAAACATCCTCGTTGCCCGCCAGGTAAGCGCTGTGGACAAGATCATTTGTCGGCTTTCCGTTTCGGACGCGGCGACTGAGCATGGGTAATAACCTGTTGGGATGTCCGTTCAAACGACCACCGGATACGGTAAATTGAGCATACCTTATTGGCAAATATGGGCATTGTCAATTCAAAGTAGCAGCCATCTTGCAATCTATATGAATGGCTTCATTATGAATTCACAATCTGCTCCAGACTTAATTGTGTAGCCTTCGGAACTCTGTGCTCAGGCTTGAAGCCGGCGGAAGCGGAATATACATGCACGAATATCTCAATTGGAAGCCCCTTCAGGTACTTCTCCATCAGTGGCCTTGACTCAGTCTTCCAGTCCAGTTCGCCATTTCCGCAGCCGAGTTGCGGGAAAGAAATAGATGTAATCCTAGCCTCTTGATATACTTGCGCGAACTTCTTCAGCCCTGCTTCCAGATACTCCGGTTTTGAGCGACTCCTCCAGTGCTTTTTCGTGGGGAAGTTTAGCACCCTTTTGTGAGGTGTCTTATAGACCCACAGGTCGCCTACATTGAGCATGCCCCTCTCGCACAACTGCTGGTACTCAGTGAACATCTCCGGGTAGATGCTCTTGAACTCTTTAGCGATGCCCTTCCCCATCACTCCGACGGTGTTGACCGTATTCACCAGCACCTTAGCGGGGCTGTCGAATAGGCTGAAATCGACATAGGTAATCATCGGTCAACCTCTCTTAAGCAGAACATGTGTATGCATGATAAAGCATTGCCCGAAAGCGTGCAAATGTTCTGCCAATCTTCAGCGGAAACAAACGGCGCCTTGGCTAACCACAAGCGAGTGTCAAGGTAACGAATACCCGATGAGTATTTCAAGGCTTGCGAAACCCCGTTTAACTCGCAGCGCCCTACGCCACCGGAATCCGCGTCCCCGCTGTTTTCATGCGCAGGCTGTACACGGATGAGTTGGATGTGAAGTACATGGTGCGGTTGTCTTCGCCGCCCCAGCCGCAGTTGGCAGGGTATTCCGGCAGCTCGATTATGCCGATTAGCGTGCCGTCCGGCTCGAAGACCCAGCAGCCGTTCGGTCCGGTGCAGTACACTCGCCCTTCGACATCGACTTTCATGCCGTCCGGGACGCCGTTGTTCGCGTGCTCGGAGGGCATGTCCGCGAAATGCCGCACGCCAACGACATCGCCGTCCGCGTTGAGGTCGTATGCCACGATGTATTGCCCGGGCCTTGTGTTCGCCACATACAGCACGCTTTCGTCCGGCGAGAATGCGATGCCGTTAGGGTATTCGAACGGCGCGATGAGTTCGACTTCGCCGCTAGGTCGTATGCGATGCACGCTGTTGTACTGTAAGTCCACATCCGCCGGGTCTAGGCGGTCGCGTCCCGGGTTCGTGAAGTACAGACTGCCGTCCGACTTCAGCACGACATCGTTCGGACGGTTTATCCGCTTGCCCTCGGATGTTTCGGCTATCGGCGTGTACGAGCCGTCCGACTCCATGCGCGTAACGCGGCGGTTGACCATCTCGCAGATGACAACTCGCCCTTGCGCGTCGAATGTCATGCCGTTGGACTCGCCGCTGTTCTCACGGATGATTGTCGGCTCTTCGCCGGGCACTAATCGGAAAATCTGCGAGCGGCGAATGTCCACGAACAGCAGGTAACCGTCAGGATGCCAAAGCGGTCCTTCGGTGAAGACGAACCCTGTCGCAAGCCGCTCCGCTTCCCCGGATTCAACGATATTGGATAGTCCGTTTGCCATAGTTTGCGTCCTTTCAAGTTCCTTTCCCTGAGGGGCTGACAGGGGTATGTAAAGTTCCTTTTCCCTGAGGGGGAAGGTTAGGATGCGGGTGAAATTCTCCCCATCTTGTCCATCCTGTTAAGTTAAACGCCAGGGTCTTTCGGTTGTCACCCCGAACGAAGTGCAGGGTCTAAAATCGCTGTGTAGAAACAAGCCTGTCCGTAGTCAACGCGTTTAGATTTCTCGCTTCGCTCGAAATGACAGGAATAAATTGCATTTGTGAAATCGTCTCTAAACCCGCGTGTACTTGACGATGCGCCGTCCCGTGCTGCCTTCGCCCGATGTGGGCTGTATGAAGTAGATGCCGCCGTTGGAGTCGCCCGCCGCGCCGTGGCAGCTGCGATACGGCTCGCCGCCCCAGCGTGCCAGCAGCTCGCCGGCGGCGTTGACCACGCTGAAATGCCCGCTGTTGTGCTCGGCGATGTAGCAGTCGCCGGCGGTGTCTTCCCAGACCACGGCAGGCCCGATGAACTTCGTCTGCCACTGCGAGACAAACTCGCCGTCCTGCGTGAAGACTTGCACGCGGTCGTTCTCCCTGTCCGCGATGAGCAGTCGCCCGTCCGCCGTAACGCAAGCGCCGTGCGGCAGCATGAACTCGCCCGGTCCGTCGCCCGGTTCGCCCCAAGACTGCTTGAGCGCGCCGTCTGCGGAGAATCGATGCACGCGCGCGTTGGCGTATCCGTCGGCGATGAATATGTCGCCGGATGGCGCGACCGCAATGCCGGCGGGCATGTTGAACGGCTCGCCGCCATGCGTAACCTGCGTGTAGCCGTTCGAGCCGAAGTCGGTCGGGGCTGCCCCGGTGTCGGAGCGGAAGCCCTTCTCGCCGATGGTCATCAGCAGTTCGCCCTGCGGCGTGTACTTCAGGACTTGCTGGTCGTTGCGATCTACAATCCAGATGTTGTCGTGGGCGTCCGCGTAAATCGCGTGCGGGAACGAAAAAGTCGTCTCGCCCCAGTCATACAGGTAGTTGCCCTCCGTGTCGAACACGATGACGCCGTGCGCGCCGCGATTGAATCCGTACACGCGGTCATGAGAATCGACCGTAACCGCCGCCATAGGCGCATCCCAGCCGTCGGGCACCTGCGCCCAGCTCTCGTTGACTTCGTAAGTGTGCCTGCTGCTGCCGACTGTGGATGTCATTGTGGTTCTCCTTTATTCCTTGCCCGCCGCGACAACTTCGCTCACAGGTCGTTGCTGCCCAGAATCTTGGCTATGATAAGAATGTCGCAGCCTGGCGCCCGCCTCACTGAAGAAAGGCTGTTGCTCGTTCTTGTGATATTTGAGAAACGGGGCGGAAACCAAACGCCATAAGTAATGACATAAGCTCATGAAGTAATAGATATAGCCTGTTCCCGGTAGGCAGAGTCGTTAACTTGTTTTACCAGAAAATCTGCGAGGTCTGCGCGACTGATGTTTTTCACTTTACCAGTGTTGCTGGCAGTATAGTTCCCTGATTCAGGGTCATCTTTGAGAATAGCGGCTCGGACTATCGTCCAGTCCAGCGAACTCTGCTCGACCAGCGCCTCTTGCGCTTGGTGGTCCGAGTATATGTTACGCAGCATTGTCTTGAACATTATCCGAGCCAACAATGGAGTTTGCCGCCAGCTTTCTCCCACTCCGGCGGCGGACAATACTACGATGCGTCGCACATTGTGCCTCGTCATGCCTTCAACCACATTTCTTGTGCCGGCAGTGAGCGTAGTCTTGTCGCCCAGCCCATTGCTGCCCAGAGCTACTATTGCCGCGTCCTGATTGGCGATGGCAGCAGCCACCGCCTCCGGGTCGTTGACATCGCCTTGGGCGGCGCGTAGATTTGGGCTGCCGCCATCAATTTTACTGGCTGATCGAGTAAATGCCGTGACACTGTGTCCCTCTGCCAGCGCTTTTTGGCACACATGCTGTCCCGTTTTTCCTGTTGCGCCGAAGACGACAACTTTCATTAGAGGTATATCCTTTTCCAACTGCGATACTCTGTTGTTTAGTGACGCTCAGCTCGGGCGGCAAGCCTCCATCACCGCACGCACCGAATCGATGCCCGGACGCGCGGCTACTACTCGAACCATAGCGATGTCTAAGCCTTCGGATAGGCGCCTGAACTCGGCTGCTGCGCCGGATGCGTTGCCGTAGTAGCCTACGGTGCGCAGCAACTCCGGTGAGAATGCGTCTGCGACTTCGTCCGCGCTTGCGCCCTTGCGCCGCATATCGTCCAAACCGGCGAGTTCGTCGGTGAAGCCCATGCGCTCAAAGTGCGCTCGGTAGCCTAGCTGCCGCTCGCGCTCCGTCGGCACGGATGCGCCCAGCGCGTAGTTCATCGTCGCCTTGGCGAACGCGCGCCGCGCCACATCTTCGTCGTCATCCACGCATACTCGGATGTATTCGGCGAGCTTGACCTCGGACGGGTCGCGCCCTGCCTTTGCCGCGCCGGCGTTCACGCGCTCGCGGCTCCACGCTATCTGCTCCGGGCTGCACCAGTTAAGGCACGCGCCGTCCGCAAGCTCGCCCGCAAGTTCCAACATTCGCGGGCCGAGCGCGCCGAGATACACGGGCGTCTTCGGCGGCGGGTTGATGGCGAGACTCGCGCCTCGCAGGGTGATCACATCGCCTTCGTAGTCCACGCGCTCGCCGGCGACGAGAGGGCGTATCGTGGAGAGATAGTCGCGCATCAACGCGAGCGTGGACAGATTCGGCAGTCCCAAGCCTTGCCGCGCGCGCGGTCGATACGACGCGCCGGAGCCGATGCCCATAATGAACTTGCCGCCGCTGATGTCGCTCACCGTGCCGCCGGTCATGGCGAACGCCATCGGCGTGCGATACATCACGGGTGACACCGATATGCCGGTAGTAACGCCGCCGTCCACCACATCACAACTCGCCTGCCATCGGCGCAGACAGAGCTGATATGAGTCGTGCCCCGTGCCTTCGGGCGTCCAGATGCTGGTGTATCCCTGAGCCGCCGCCTCGCGAGCGAGCGTGGCTTGGTCGTCCCAAGTCAGGTTAAGCGTCGCGTCCAATCCAACGCCGATTTGCATTCTCGTACTCCCTGTGTTCTATCCGCCGCATCTAATAGCGGAGCTTTGGGTGTGGTCAATCGGGCTATCTATGTCAAGCATTTGCGCGCAAAATAGACGACAGGACGGACCGGACGCGGCGATCTCAGCGAACCGCATCCTGCCCATCCTGTCTATTCAGGCAATTGCGATAAGTCCGGCGACGGCGCGGCACAGGAACGCCGCAGACGCCGTGAAATTATTCGCGAGAAGGCAGCGCCACCGTCGCCGCGCCAGGCGTGGTCTTCTTGCCTTCGTGGTCTTCCAACCAGATGTCGCAGTCAACGAGATTTTCGCCGTTCTCGGTGTACTTCTTCGTGATCACGCCCTTGCCGAACATCGGCGTGCCGGGCACATCCATGCCACGATACTGCGTGGTTAGCGACTTCAGCATGCCTTGTTCGCCAATCCAGTCGGTCATCAGCTGCCCCAGGAACGCTCCCTTAAGCGCGCCGTGCAGGATGACATCGGGCAGGCCGTTGCCCTTCGCATAGTTCTGATCGTAGTGAATCTGGTAATAGTCGCCGGACGCGCCCGCGTACTTCACGAGCTGCTGCGTCGTCGGGTCCTTGCGCAGCGTGGGGACTTCCCCGCCTTCCTGCACATCTTCAAAATATAGCTGGCTACCCATCAGAGAGACCTCCTGTTAGTTTGCCGGTATGTTGATTTGTCAGTGTGTCAGTTT
This genomic interval carries:
- a CDS encoding MFS transporter translates to MTILKTIAEWRPRVPFYYGWLILAMSAVGTYAATGATQLVIGGVQNFIFEDMGWERSTIAYAVTAGTWVSGLLTPFVGRLADRYGPRGLMPLAAFIAGGCFFALAGIQAVWQFYIAYIIARAIANPMLVGVVPRTTAVNFFSRRRNLALGISAMARPFGGAINIQIFSLIAIATSWRTAFQVHGAISLLIVIPLLLIMRRRPSDIGLRPDGAPVTPARRRTGGNQSASEPSTARSEPARRESDRLDNDPPEANWRAGEAARTSAFWLIVAAEALVILISGTINYQIVPYLRDVGISPAVAAGALSVSSLIGSLGNPFWGWLADIFSPRRLALLTLSISGAAVALFVVVPEGRLSVGVVVLYGTLAGGLNILGHMMIAQYFGRSSFGAITGLMGPFQTGALGLGPTLGALLYRITGGYRSIYLFGVLSYILALGCILAARQPNKKILE
- a CDS encoding FAD-dependent oxidoreductase; amino-acid sequence: MTHVAIIGGGAMGCSAAYYLAKAGVRSTIIESEGIGSQASGYNAGGLNPLTGEGIPGPLGEIAATSFAMHAELAQTLEEESGVEYHHKSIAFITVAFDDSDIPGMQMTHDIFEGADGFNAHWIDAAELRQLEPRLNPDAKRGLYAYGNAIVSGYEFTNALARAAERMGATIRQATAVSLRTDGERVTGVALEDGAIDCDAVLIASGPWSGKAEEWLGIDIPIEPYKGEILRLRIDGDMPPYDFSGGGANLHLRADGLLWVGATEERKGFDREPSEYARSTLMRGATTLMPCLESAEIARHTACLRPLTPDWLPIVGAAPGWDNAYLATGAGKKGILLAPAIGKATADIITTVATDMPVGGFGIERFA
- the uvrA gene encoding excinuclease ABC subunit A — protein: MPLDNIVVQGAREHNLKDVSVTIPRNKLVVMTGVSGSGKSSLAFDTIYAEGQRRYVESLSSYARQFLGRMDKPEVDYIEGLSPAISIDQKGVSHNPRSTVGTVTEIYDYLRLLFARAGHPHCYKCGRPVERQTVQQIVDAVLSLPEDSRIQIMAPIVRRRKGEHKEIFEDARKSGFVRVRVNGEVHDLSESFDLDKQKWHDIEVVVDRLVIGASAEQTRVADSVETALKMASGTVLVDVVGGDELLFSEQFACVHCNISMGELEPRTFSFNNPHGACSTCTGLGYKLEIDPDLVLPNKNLSIAEGAVQPWARSGAMSPWYYSQLESLARAFEFSLDVPVKDMKKRDLDRVLYGTKRKAINVQHHTQRGKTYRWRSAFEGVINNLERRHKETESDHVRAEIERYMSSRPCNACKGERLRPEARAVTVCGLNIMDVTNKSIAQASAWVAQIGGDSASIDLQAAGVGAQNGQYAPNGQNGKNGHSPDGYSSDGHGLDVLPAAKAAKASRNGQSKREGKPGRNGKSKSNGRVNIEHPQTLTDREMAIAEQILKEISARLNFLLNIGLDYLTLSRTASTLSGGEAQRIRLATQIGSGLMGVLYVCDEPSIGLHPADDYRLIQTLKRLRDLGNTVLIVEHDEAIMRAADYIVDLGPGAGERGGHIVATGPVEDIIAEPRSLTGQYLGGTRQIPLPERRREGNGERLVIRGARQNNLKDIDVEIPLGKLVCVTGVSGSGKSTLINEILYKKLAQQFYRARDRAGAVRDIEGVEHIDKVVDIDQSPIGRTPRSNPATYTDTFTPIRELFATVPEARMRGYKPGRFSFNVKGGRCEACTGDGYINIEMQFLPDVTVPCEVCEGKRYNREALEIYWKDANIADVLAMTVSEALEAFENIPRVRRRLQTLQDVGLGYIRLGQPATQLSGGEAQRVKLAKELSKRATGKTLYILDEPTTGLSFEDCAHLLRVLQRLVDTGNTVVLIEHHLDLIKSADWLIDLGPGAGDKGGELIAEGTPETIAQLDHSQTARYLAPLLGITREAAATVSAAD
- a CDS encoding site-specific DNA-methyltransferase, which codes for MLSRRVRNGKPTNDLVHSAYLAGNEDVFPRILSLYVAPKSTVADVTYGRGVFWRNVPEDAYRLLASDIQDGVDCRDLPYGDGEIDCVVLDPPYMHSPGGTAHTAHGAFERHYRNNGTGNKTIRKYHEAVLALYEDAGAEAHRVLRDKGVLIVKCQDEVCSNRQRFTHVEIMQAYERIGFVAEDLFVVMRRNRPGVSRVIKQVHARKNHSYFLVFWKREGSRVWEPPSK
- a CDS encoding macro domain-containing protein, whose product is MITYVDFSLFDSPAKVLVNTVNTVGVMGKGIAKEFKSIYPEMFTEYQQLCERGMLNVGDLWVYKTPHKRVLNFPTKKHWRSRSKPEYLEAGLKKFAQVYQEARITSISFPQLGCGNGELDWKTESRPLMEKYLKGLPIEIFVHVYSASAGFKPEHRVPKATQLSLEQIVNS
- a CDS encoding SMP-30/gluconolactonase/LRE family protein — protein: MANGLSNIVESGEAERLATGFVFTEGPLWHPDGYLLFVDIRRSQIFRLVPGEEPTIIRENSGESNGMTFDAQGRVVICEMVNRRVTRMESDGSYTPIAETSEGKRINRPNDVVLKSDGSLYFTNPGRDRLDPADVDLQYNSVHRIRPSGEVELIAPFEYPNGIAFSPDESVLYVANTRPGQYIVAYDLNADGDVVGVRHFADMPSEHANNGVPDGMKVDVEGRVYCTGPNGCWVFEPDGTLIGIIELPEYPANCGWGGEDNRTMYFTSNSSVYSLRMKTAGTRIPVA
- a CDS encoding SDR family oxidoreductase; this encodes MKVVVFGATGKTGQHVCQKALAEGHSVTAFTRSASKIDGGSPNLRAAQGDVNDPEAVAAAIANQDAAIVALGSNGLGDKTTLTAGTRNVVEGMTRHNVRRIVVLSAAGVGESWRQTPLLARIMFKTMLRNIYSDHQAQEALVEQSSLDWTIVRAAILKDDPESGNYTASNTGKVKNISRADLADFLVKQVNDSAYREQAISITS